A genomic window from Cupriavidus basilensis includes:
- a CDS encoding septation protein A: MKFLFDLFPVILFFVAFKFAGIYAATGVAIAATVVQIGWVWLRHRKVEPMQWVSLAIISVFGGATLLLHNETFIKWKPTVLYWLFAATLTLSALIWRKNLIRAMLGKQVTMPEAAWGRLNAAWAAFFAVMGVVNLYVAYQFSTDAWVNFKLFGSMGLMLVFILAQSVWLSRHMQENTPE, translated from the coding sequence ATGAAATTCCTGTTCGACCTGTTTCCGGTCATCCTGTTCTTCGTCGCCTTCAAGTTCGCCGGCATCTACGCCGCCACCGGCGTGGCGATCGCCGCCACCGTGGTGCAGATCGGCTGGGTCTGGCTGCGCCACCGCAAGGTCGAGCCGATGCAGTGGGTCAGCCTGGCGATCATCTCGGTGTTCGGCGGCGCCACGCTGCTGCTGCATAACGAGACCTTCATCAAGTGGAAACCCACCGTGCTGTACTGGCTGTTCGCCGCCACGCTGACCCTGTCGGCGCTGATCTGGCGCAAGAACCTGATCCGCGCCATGCTGGGCAAGCAGGTCACCATGCCGGAAGCCGCCTGGGGCAGGCTCAACGCCGCCTGGGCCGCTTTCTTCGCCGTGATGGGCGTGGTCAACCTCTATGTGGCCTACCAGTTCTCCACCGACGCCTGGGTCAACTTCAAGCTGTTCGGCAGCATGGGCCTGATGCTGGTGTTCATCCTGGCACAAAGCGTCTGGCTGTCCCGCCACATGCAGGAAAACACCCCCGAGTAA
- a CDS encoding peptidylprolyl isomerase, with translation MKTTVLSFSLAAVLAAGSLPALAQNAAVVNGKAIPSAKLDKLVAGTGQPPSAELRDRARTMLIDRELLLQEANKRGLTQRDDLQEQLEQAKLNVLAGAVFEDYVKTHGASDDELRKQYDKIKTQFGSGKEYHARHILVEKEADARAIIAKIKAGAKFEDMAKASSKDPGSAANGGDLDWANSSSYVPEFSAAMTALKKGQMTETPVKTQFGWHIIQLDDTRDAKIPTFEEVKPQLVQMLMGDQNWQREQFQAMMKSLKDKAKIQ, from the coding sequence ATGAAGACCACAGTCCTCTCGTTCAGCCTGGCGGCTGTGCTTGCCGCTGGCAGCTTGCCCGCCCTCGCCCAGAACGCCGCCGTCGTGAATGGCAAGGCGATCCCCTCGGCCAAGCTGGACAAGCTCGTAGCCGGCACCGGACAGCCTCCCAGCGCAGAACTGCGCGACCGTGCCCGCACCATGCTGATCGACCGTGAGCTGCTGCTGCAGGAAGCCAACAAGCGCGGCCTGACCCAGCGCGACGACCTGCAGGAACAGCTGGAACAAGCCAAGCTGAACGTGCTGGCCGGTGCCGTGTTCGAGGACTACGTCAAGACCCACGGCGCCAGCGACGACGAACTGCGCAAGCAGTACGACAAGATCAAGACCCAGTTCGGCAGCGGCAAGGAATACCACGCCCGCCACATCCTGGTCGAGAAGGAAGCCGACGCGCGCGCCATCATCGCCAAGATCAAGGCCGGCGCCAAGTTCGAAGACATGGCCAAGGCCTCGTCCAAGGACCCGGGCTCCGCAGCCAACGGCGGCGACCTCGACTGGGCCAACAGCAGCAGCTACGTGCCGGAATTCTCGGCCGCCATGACCGCGCTGAAGAAGGGCCAGATGACCGAAACCCCGGTCAAGACCCAGTTCGGCTGGCACATCATCCAGCTCGACGACACCCGCGACGCCAAGATCCCGACGTTCGAGGAAGTCAAGCCGCAGCTGGTGCAGATGCTGATGGGCGACCAGAACTGGCAGCGCGAGCAGTTCCAGGCAATGATGAAGTCGCTCAAGGACAAGGCCAAGATCCAGTAA
- the msrB gene encoding peptide-methionine (R)-S-oxide reductase MsrB, giving the protein MTTHKTEAEWREQLSDIEYRVAREAATERPFTGRYWDHWERGTYRCVGCGTPLFEASTKFDAGCGWPSYFRPINGEVIDEHTDHTHGMVRVEVRCKECGSHLGHVFEDGPAPTGLRYCINSAALKFDQRDPADLNAGDAAPTSPDTPR; this is encoded by the coding sequence ATGACCACGCACAAGACCGAAGCCGAGTGGCGCGAGCAACTCTCCGACATCGAGTACCGCGTTGCCCGCGAAGCCGCCACGGAGCGGCCCTTCACCGGCCGCTACTGGGATCACTGGGAGCGCGGCACCTACCGTTGCGTCGGCTGCGGCACGCCGCTGTTCGAAGCCAGCACCAAGTTCGACGCCGGTTGCGGCTGGCCGAGCTACTTCCGCCCGATCAACGGCGAGGTGATCGACGAGCACACCGACCACACGCACGGCATGGTCCGGGTGGAAGTTCGCTGCAAGGAATGCGGCAGCCACCTTGGCCACGTTTTCGAAGATGGCCCCGCGCCCACCGGTTTGCGCTACTGCATCAACTCGGCTGCGCTAAAATTCGACCAGCGCGACCCTGCCGACCTCAACGCGGGTGACGCCGCGCCGACATCGCCCGACACGCCGCGCTAA
- a CDS encoding protein adenylyltransferase SelO, whose amino-acid sequence MPALHRPATHSDAPVNSPEPTDAPQALPDAAGPAPLNAAEPRPPFAGVPGFAQLGPRFFTRLAPTPLPSPRLVSVSASAAGLLGWDADAATQRSFIETFAGNHVPEWADPLASVYSGHQFGVWAGQLGDGRAIRLAEARTASGPWEIQLKGAGMTPYSRMADGRAVLRSSIREYLCSEAMQALGVPTTRALCIIGSDAPVRRETIETASVVTRLAPSFIRFGHFEHFAAREDLGSLRQLADFVIDRFMPECRDDKQPYQALLREVALRTADLMARWQAVGFCHGVMNTDNMSILGLTIDYGPFGFLDAFDANHICNHSDSQGRYAYSQQPQVAFWNLHCLAQALMPLWREGDGKADAETGKAATDAAVEAARAALDPFRERYGAAFFQQYRDKLGLRPTGGPDADDEPLLTDLFQLMHAQRVDYTLFWRNLARISCADGSQDAPVRDLFLDRAAWDAWAEAYRARLRAENSVDAVRAVAMLAVNPKYVLRNHLAETAIQRARENDFSEVDRLLAVLSRPFDEQPEAEGYAALPPDWAAGLEVSCSS is encoded by the coding sequence ATGCCGGCGCTGCACCGCCCAGCCACCCATAGTGATGCCCCAGTGAACTCTCCCGAGCCAACCGACGCCCCCCAAGCCTTGCCAGACGCCGCAGGCCCCGCCCCATTGAATGCTGCCGAGCCGCGGCCGCCGTTTGCTGGCGTGCCTGGCTTTGCGCAGCTCGGCCCGCGCTTCTTTACACGGCTCGCGCCGACGCCGCTCCCCTCGCCCAGGCTGGTCAGCGTGTCGGCCAGCGCAGCCGGGTTGCTGGGCTGGGATGCGGATGCCGCAACGCAGCGTAGCTTCATCGAAACTTTTGCAGGAAATCACGTGCCCGAGTGGGCCGACCCCCTCGCCAGCGTGTACTCCGGCCATCAGTTCGGGGTCTGGGCGGGACAGTTGGGCGACGGCCGGGCGATACGCCTGGCCGAGGCGCGCACCGCCTCCGGCCCCTGGGAAATCCAGCTCAAGGGCGCCGGCATGACGCCCTACTCGCGCATGGCCGATGGCCGCGCCGTGCTGCGCTCCTCGATCCGGGAATACCTGTGCTCCGAGGCGATGCAGGCACTGGGGGTGCCCACCACGCGCGCCCTGTGCATCATCGGATCGGACGCCCCGGTGCGCCGCGAGACCATCGAGACCGCCTCCGTGGTGACGCGCCTGGCGCCGTCCTTTATCCGCTTTGGCCATTTCGAGCATTTCGCGGCCCGCGAGGACCTCGGCTCGCTGCGCCAGCTGGCGGATTTCGTGATCGACCGCTTCATGCCCGAGTGCCGTGACGACAAGCAGCCCTACCAGGCGCTGCTGCGTGAAGTCGCCCTGCGCACCGCCGACCTGATGGCCAGGTGGCAGGCCGTGGGCTTCTGCCACGGCGTGATGAACACCGACAATATGTCGATCCTCGGACTGACCATCGACTACGGCCCCTTTGGCTTCCTCGATGCGTTCGACGCCAACCACATCTGCAACCATTCCGATTCGCAAGGCCGCTATGCCTACAGCCAGCAGCCGCAGGTTGCGTTCTGGAACCTGCACTGCCTGGCCCAGGCCCTGATGCCGCTGTGGCGAGAGGGCGATGGCAAGGCCGACGCCGAAACCGGCAAGGCGGCCACCGACGCCGCGGTGGAAGCCGCGCGCGCCGCGCTGGATCCGTTCCGCGAACGCTACGGCGCCGCCTTCTTCCAGCAATACCGGGACAAGCTTGGCCTGCGCCCGACGGGCGGCCCCGATGCCGACGACGAGCCGCTGCTGACTGACCTGTTCCAGCTGATGCACGCCCAGCGTGTGGACTACACCTTGTTTTGGCGCAACCTCGCCCGCATCTCCTGTGCCGATGGCAGCCAGGATGCCCCGGTGCGCGACCTGTTCCTGGACCGCGCGGCGTGGGATGCCTGGGCCGAGGCCTACCGCGCCCGCCTGCGTGCCGAGAACTCCGTTGACGCCGTGCGCGCCGTGGCCATGCTGGCGGTCAACCCGAAGTACGTGCTGCGCAACCACCTGGCCGAAACCGCCATCCAGCGCGCGCGCGAGAACGATTTCAGCGAGGTGGATCGCCTGCTGGCCGTGCTGTCGCGCCCGTTCGACGAGCAGCCGGAGGCCGAAGGCTACGCCGCGCTGCCGCCGGACTGGGCAGCCGGGCTGGAAGTGAGCTGCTCGTCGTGA
- a CDS encoding TetR/AcrR family transcriptional regulator: MNPQQKGPAKPRRRPVQSRSWQTSLAIQEAFVRLLAGQDYGQVTIRAIVDLAGVGLGTFYEYFGSKEELAQVCLHLRAKRIVLAMDAGLARCRGESMAAIVDALIAVNVEHHRETPERWGPIYLLERHYSGRAAYQKMYARFVNGWSRALLSAADAPQAGVVEEASVTLQAIVYGLISHACIDEGEGIDFPRLMRQLRGAAHGYLRTLGGQEGTV, encoded by the coding sequence ATGAACCCACAGCAAAAAGGCCCGGCAAAGCCGCGCCGCAGGCCGGTGCAGTCGCGCTCATGGCAGACCTCCCTGGCCATCCAGGAGGCCTTTGTTCGGCTTTTGGCCGGGCAGGACTATGGGCAGGTGACGATCCGCGCCATCGTGGACCTGGCCGGCGTGGGGCTGGGGACGTTCTACGAGTACTTCGGCAGCAAGGAAGAACTGGCGCAGGTATGCCTGCACCTGCGCGCCAAGCGGATCGTGCTGGCGATGGACGCCGGACTGGCGCGGTGCCGGGGCGAATCGATGGCGGCCATCGTGGACGCGCTGATCGCCGTCAACGTAGAGCACCACCGGGAGACGCCGGAGCGTTGGGGGCCGATCTACCTGCTGGAGCGGCATTACTCGGGGCGCGCGGCCTACCAGAAGATGTACGCGCGGTTTGTGAACGGGTGGAGCAGGGCGCTGCTAAGCGCGGCCGACGCGCCGCAGGCAGGGGTGGTCGAGGAGGCCTCGGTGACGCTGCAGGCCATCGTCTATGGCCTGATCTCGCATGCTTGCATCGATGAAGGGGAGGGGATCGATTTCCCGCGGCTAATGCGACAACTGCGGGGCGCGGCGCATGGATACCTGCGAACGCTTGGCGGGCAGGAGGGAACAGTCTGA
- a CDS encoding BolA family protein, whose protein sequence is MAAEPAQIEALLRAALSPSSIEVRDDSALHAGHAGAASGGGHYHVTIVSAQFAGSTRVARHRMVYDALRDLFPAQIHALAVTALTDQELESRETSRDSSSNSQT, encoded by the coding sequence ATGGCCGCAGAACCCGCACAAATCGAAGCCCTGCTGCGCGCAGCCCTTTCGCCCTCCAGCATCGAAGTACGCGACGACAGCGCGCTGCACGCCGGCCACGCCGGCGCCGCCTCCGGCGGCGGGCATTACCACGTCACCATCGTCAGCGCGCAATTTGCCGGCAGCACCCGGGTGGCACGCCATCGCATGGTGTATGATGCGCTGCGCGATCTATTCCCCGCGCAAATCCACGCGCTGGCGGTGACCGCGCTGACTGACCAAGAACTTGAATCCCGCGAAACCTCCCGCGATTCCTCGAGCAACTCTCAGACCTGA